From Mycosarcoma maydis chromosome 16, whole genome shotgun sequence, a single genomic window includes:
- a CDS encoding putative rho GDP dissociation inhibitor: MSHAQDPTIGDDELATTATAGYKVGEKKSLAEYSQLDAEDESLARWKASLGIGASTSAVDPNAPKLSLHSLSLVSPTAPGGSISINLQQPKEQLAQIKQNPLSVKEGVEYSVKIRFSVGSDILSGLKYVQVVKRAGIKVDKMEEMIGSYGPRPEPYEKTFASSEAPSGMMARGNYSVRSRVVDDDNHVFADWEWAFKIAKDW, translated from the exons ATGTCGCATGCACAGGATCCCACCAttggcgacgacgagcttgctaCAACTG CCACCGCCGGCTACAAGGTTGGCGAGAAAAAGTCGCTCGCTGAATACTCGCAGCTGGATGCGGAAGACGAGTCGCTAGCAAGATGGAAGGCAAGCCTCGGAATTGGCGCTTCCACCAGCGCCGTCGACCCAAATGCTCCTAAGCTCTCACTACACAGTCTCTCCCTAGTATCGCCAACAGCACCTGGCGgaagcatctcgatcaaccTCCAGCAGCCCAAAGAGCAGCTTGCACAGATCAAGCAGAACCCCCTCTCGGTCAAGGAGGGCGTCGAGTACAGTGTCAAGATTCGGTTCAGCGTGGGAAGCGACATTCTCTCGGGTCTCAAGTACGTTCAGGTGGTCAAGCGGGCCGGCATCAAGG TCGACAAGATGGAAGAGATGATCGGATCCTACGGTCCACGACCCGAGCCATATGAAAAGACGTTTGCTTCCAGTGAGGCACCCAGCGGTATGATGGCTCGTGGCAACTACAGCGTACGCAGTCGTGTggtcgatgacgacaacCACGTTTTTGCCGACTGGGAGTGGGCTTTCAAG ATCGCCAAGGACTGGTAA